In the Rhinoraja longicauda isolate Sanriku21f chromosome 40, sRhiLon1.1, whole genome shotgun sequence genome, one interval contains:
- the LOC144611493 gene encoding ras-related and estrogen-regulated growth inhibitor-like isoform X1, which yields MTTNFQRLPRPLKRAQQLAACRTVRVAVLGQAAVGKTAITVRFITKRFIGEYDPTLETIYRHTFSVDGECVQFEILDTAGQEEDAMLIEEKIKWAEGFIIAYSVTDRCSFDEVLRLRFLISHIHSNMKRCHSDSPPPMVIVGNKKDLQYDRMVTTDEGSNISQALKCPFFEVSARDSYEETAAVFSLLYRDLASTGVLSAFRRKVSSKLMDKIPRIHSTATTSLAPRSFSLSSMKDFLTD from the exons ATGACCACCAATTTCCAGCGGTTGCCCCGTCCCCTGAAACGAGCCCAACAGCTGGCCGCTTGCAGGACGGTGCGGGTCGCGGTTCTGGGCCAAGCGGCAGTGGGCAAAACAG CGATCACAGTGCGTTTCATCACAAAGAGGTTCATCGGCGAATATGACCCGACTTTGG AAACAATATACAGACACACGTTCTCAGTGGACGGTGAATGCGTGCAGTTTGAGATTCTGGACACCGCTGGACAG GAAGAGGATGCGATGCTAATCGAGGAGAAGATCAAGTGGGCGGAGGGGTTTATCATCGCCTACTCCGTGACAGATCGCTGCAGTTTCGATGAGGTCCTCCGGCTTCGCTTCCTGATCAGCCACATCCACTCCAACATGAAGCGTTGCCACAGCGACTCGCCGCCCCCCATGGTGATCGTCGGCAACAAGAAGGACCTCCAGTACGACCGCATGGTCACCACGGACGAGGGCAGCAACATCAGCCAAGCGCTCAAGTGCCCCTTCTTTGAGGTTTCGGCCAGGGACAGCTATGAGGAGACGGCGGCAGTCTTCAGCCTGCTTTACCGGGACCTGGCCAGCACGGGAGTCCTCTCGGCCTTCCGGCGGAAAGTCTCCTCCAAACTCATGGACAAGATCCCCAGGATCCACTCGACGGCCACCACAAGCCTGGCCCCGCGCAGTTTCAGCCTCAGCTCCATGAAGGACTTCTTAACCGATTGA
- the LOC144611493 gene encoding ras-related and estrogen-regulated growth inhibitor-like isoform X2, with translation MTTNFQRLPRPLKRAQQLAACRTVRVAVLGQAAVGKTETIYRHTFSVDGECVQFEILDTAGQEEDAMLIEEKIKWAEGFIIAYSVTDRCSFDEVLRLRFLISHIHSNMKRCHSDSPPPMVIVGNKKDLQYDRMVTTDEGSNISQALKCPFFEVSARDSYEETAAVFSLLYRDLASTGVLSAFRRKVSSKLMDKIPRIHSTATTSLAPRSFSLSSMKDFLTD, from the exons ATGACCACCAATTTCCAGCGGTTGCCCCGTCCCCTGAAACGAGCCCAACAGCTGGCCGCTTGCAGGACGGTGCGGGTCGCGGTTCTGGGCCAAGCGGCAGTGGGCAAAACAG AAACAATATACAGACACACGTTCTCAGTGGACGGTGAATGCGTGCAGTTTGAGATTCTGGACACCGCTGGACAG GAAGAGGATGCGATGCTAATCGAGGAGAAGATCAAGTGGGCGGAGGGGTTTATCATCGCCTACTCCGTGACAGATCGCTGCAGTTTCGATGAGGTCCTCCGGCTTCGCTTCCTGATCAGCCACATCCACTCCAACATGAAGCGTTGCCACAGCGACTCGCCGCCCCCCATGGTGATCGTCGGCAACAAGAAGGACCTCCAGTACGACCGCATGGTCACCACGGACGAGGGCAGCAACATCAGCCAAGCGCTCAAGTGCCCCTTCTTTGAGGTTTCGGCCAGGGACAGCTATGAGGAGACGGCGGCAGTCTTCAGCCTGCTTTACCGGGACCTGGCCAGCACGGGAGTCCTCTCGGCCTTCCGGCGGAAAGTCTCCTCCAAACTCATGGACAAGATCCCCAGGATCCACTCGACGGCCACCACAAGCCTGGCCCCGCGCAGTTTCAGCCTCAGCTCCATGAAGGACTTCTTAACCGATTGA